The Desulfoscipio gibsoniae DSM 7213 genome contains a region encoding:
- a CDS encoding VanW family protein, which translates to MARRKNKFKLIRSGFLLMLFLVLGSGAIVNQASLSNPTETNVIFPGTKVLGVDLSNLTKQDAIAKLAELEQELLKKQVRVTYQGVAHDVTLGAMGLTLDGAKTIDQALAHFNKIGLIKRWQSRLHLTEQQPAVINLDRDMTKAVLQKIVNPLYIPAVNARLTVNSQEQVGVEPSQEGFHVDIDKFRNQLIELLNNNHSLALELPATKINPELSTEEVTQWGVTGLLSQYTTQFNPTLAGRTQNIKISADILDDLIVPPEEIVSFNQVVGPRVAEKGYQNAGVIVGNTLTEGLGGGICQVVTTLYNAVLLADLDIIQRGNHNIPITYAPIGLDAAVAYDALDFKFKNNSSNHLLIKTSMHGNSLTIKIYGNDGEKNNVQLESWIVETIEPKVVYKVDPDLEPEESKMLQEGAQGYRVKAQRVVTVDGKEIRRDALPDSYYLPVEQIIAVQSETQIPGHETEDKPTDGPIDSPTDEPVDLCPASDSPETNLGNPPGEPL; encoded by the coding sequence ATGGCACGGAGAAAAAATAAATTCAAGCTGATTAGGTCTGGGTTTTTACTAATGCTATTCTTGGTACTTGGCTCTGGTGCCATTGTAAATCAAGCCAGTTTATCCAACCCAACTGAAACCAACGTCATTTTCCCCGGCACAAAGGTACTGGGGGTAGACCTATCAAATTTAACAAAACAGGACGCCATTGCTAAATTAGCTGAATTGGAGCAGGAGTTACTAAAAAAACAGGTCAGGGTTACTTACCAGGGGGTTGCCCATGATGTTACCCTGGGTGCAATGGGACTCACCCTGGATGGCGCAAAAACCATTGATCAGGCGCTGGCACATTTCAATAAAATAGGATTAATAAAACGCTGGCAGTCACGGTTGCATCTTACAGAGCAACAGCCGGCCGTAATTAACCTGGACCGTGACATGACCAAGGCAGTATTGCAAAAAATAGTCAATCCGCTGTATATTCCGGCGGTTAATGCACGACTTACGGTAAATAGCCAGGAACAGGTGGGGGTGGAACCTTCTCAAGAAGGCTTTCACGTTGATATTGATAAGTTTAGAAATCAATTGATTGAACTGCTGAATAATAACCATAGTTTAGCCCTGGAATTGCCGGCCACCAAAATCAATCCGGAACTGAGCACCGAAGAGGTAACCCAGTGGGGCGTAACAGGATTGTTATCCCAGTATACCACCCAATTTAACCCAACACTGGCCGGACGTACCCAAAACATTAAAATTTCTGCTGACATATTAGACGATCTGATAGTACCACCGGAAGAGATTGTATCCTTCAATCAGGTGGTGGGTCCCCGAGTAGCTGAAAAAGGCTACCAAAATGCCGGAGTTATTGTGGGTAATACGTTGACTGAAGGTTTGGGAGGCGGAATCTGTCAAGTAGTGACAACGTTATATAACGCCGTCCTGCTGGCCGATCTGGACATCATCCAGCGGGGCAACCATAATATTCCCATTACCTATGCCCCCATCGGGCTTGACGCTGCAGTGGCCTACGATGCGCTGGATTTCAAATTTAAGAATAATTCGAGCAACCACTTGTTGATTAAAACCAGCATGCATGGAAACAGCCTCACCATAAAAATATACGGGAATGACGGAGAAAAGAACAATGTCCAATTAGAAAGCTGGATAGTGGAAACTATCGAACCCAAGGTGGTATATAAGGTTGATCCCGATTTAGAGCCTGAAGAGTCTAAAATGCTTCAAGAGGGCGCCCAGGGTTACCGGGTTAAAGCCCAGCGGGTAGTGACTGTAGACGGCAAGGAAATCAGACGGGACGCCCTGCCTGATAGTTATTACCTACCGGTGGAACAAATTATTGCCGTGCAGAGCGAAACTCAGATTCCCGGCCATGAGACTGAAGATAAACCTACAGATGGACCTATAGATAGTCCCACGGATGAGCCCGTAGACTTATGTCCAGCATCCGACAGCCCCGAAACAAACCTTGGAAATCCACCCGGCGAACCGCTATAG